The nucleotide sequence AGGCTGGCGAACCACTCCGAGACAACCGGTTTGCGTCCTCACTGCATCCAATTCAGAATATTGAATTCCCAGCCCTGCAGCCGACAAAGAACACCTGTCCACTCGACCTTGTACGCTCGATGCCTTCGTGATTATTCGGAAGAAGACGGGGAACCGGAATGGGGCTGACACACCCGAATTCGCTCGAGAAACAAAGAACTTGACTTCTCGAAAACTTAATCCAGAAATGGGGAATCAGTACACTCGCGCACGAGCGTCCACATCTACGTGACCTGAATTCTGATTTAAGGTTACTGCCGACGGGTGTTATGCCTTCATAACCTCACACGGCTTCCTGTCGCGCCGCGTTCAACGGGGTCCCGCCGGACATTCCTGCTCCCTTTGATGTGCAGCGCCCGGCTCTCGGCACGCTGCAATTCGTTCGGATATCCACACAGCAACCGGGGCCTTGCTTCGCCTGCATTGCGCGAAGGCTCCCCGGCCCCGTGAGATCTTCCTCCCCAAAGCGAACCCTCAGACGACTGCGGTCAATTCCTGCCTAGCGATCCGTCCTGGTCAGCTTGATATAATCCAGGCCGACCATATAGCCCTTCACCGCATTCGGGTTCGCACCGGTAATCTGGAAGCCCAGTTTGTGCGTCCCCTTGGTCAATCTTCTGATCCCGAATGACAATTCTCCAGTTGTGACGACATCGACATCGTAACAGTCGGCCGGAGCGCCGATCGGTTCGTCATCCAGCAGAAGTTGCACGATTCCGTAGTCACGAGCCATCGTCAGGACGGCATCGATCTCATAGGTTCCCTCGGTTTCCACCGGCAGTTCCAGTTCCAGCTTCGCTCCCGGGGATGCCCCCGTCCACCAGAGATGGTCGCTTCCTGACCACTTATCCTTGGTGAAGCCTGCCATGGGCTGACTCGACACATTCCCTGCGGACTTGCCAACGATCTTCAGCCCCTCGCCTTCAATGGCGTTGGGAACGCGACCCGTTTGCGGATCAATCGGCCCCTTGGGTCCTCGTAGAGCAACCTGGTGGGGCGACCCCAGATAAGCGATCAGGTCGCGCTGTTCGTCTGACGTCAGTTGGTTCAATTGACCTTCAGGCATGAGCGACAACTCAGAAAGAGTTCGCTCATCGATATCTGTCTTTGCGACCACGACCGTGTCATTGATCGTCCTGAGTGTCACCGCACTGTCCGTTTCCTTCTGGATCAATCCCGAGATCACTCGGCCATCCGTCGTCGCGATGACTGTCATACGATAGTCCTTCCCGACAATCGACGAGGGATCCAGAATGTTCTCCAGCAGGTAATCGACGTTGGCACGATTTGAACCCGTGATGTCGGGACCGATCTTGCCCCCTTCTCCAAACAGGACGTGACACGCGGCACACGTTTTCGCGAAGAGGCGACGGCCATTTCCGAGATCCGCCGTCTTCAACCGAGCCGGGGAAAGACCTTCCTTATGCTTGGCAATCAGGGCGAGTTTGTCACTGGCCGTGGGACGAATATCGCCCCAGACCGACTGAATCCGTTTCGCCAATGCTTCGTCCTTGAAACCGAGCAACTGCTGAACATGGTATGCATGCACATCGGTCCGCGGCACGGTCCCCTTCTCGATCGCATCGAACAGCTTTTCTGCCGACCGGGGACGGCCAACCAACGTGTTGATCGCATCGCGCTTTTCGCTGTCGGGTAGCTTGCCGTAGCGTTCAAGAATCTCGCCAGGAATCTTTGGCTTGTCATAGGCCGCCAGAGCCCGGATCGCGGGACCACGCAGTTCAGTCTCGTCGAGCACCGCTAACAGAGAATCTGCCGCTTCGGTGTCACGACCTTTCACAATCAGTTCCAGAGCTTTCTGGCGTTGGGGAAGCGGCGCGGACGAATCCTGCAGCAGGGCTCGCATCCGCGGCAAAATTCGTTTGTCGCCAAAGGCGACCGCCACCTGGTCCGCCCGTGATCGAATTTCCGCATCGGGGCTGTTGACCAGTCGATCGTAGGCAGGGGTCCACGCTGCGGGCTGCGGAATATTGACGCGGCCTTCAAACGCCTTGTTGATCTCTTCGAGAATCTGCTTCTGCGTCGCCGGTTCCGAAGCACTCGCCAACCACTCGATCGCCGCATTCAATGTCTTCTCTGTTGCTGCCGCTCTGCGGACAATGTATCGAGCGACCCGTTCAATCCGGGCACCTTGGGCCATCGCAATGGCTCGTTTGGGATCCGCTTCAACCAGCGGTTCAATTCCGTACCACAGCACGAGTGGCAAATTGTGGTCATCGACATCCTCGCCGTGTCCGACCAGAGCTGACGCCAGTTCCCAGCGCTGTTCCAGCGGAAGTCGCTGCAACGCCGACGCCAGGTAAAGCCGGACGACCGGGGATGAATCGGTCTTTGCCAGCGTCACCAGCGTGGCAAGTTCACCCGACGTAACGGCTCGGTCTTCGAGCATGAGCTGAATCGCCCACGCCCGCAGGTCTTCATTCTCAACTCCGGGCAATGCGAGCAGTTGCATCGCCAGATCATGATCAAGTCCGAATACCGCATGGATCGTCCACACGATACGCAGCTTCTGTGGGACGCCGTCTGCCTGGTCCAGTTTCTTTCGCAGAGCCGACCGAATTTCCATCAGCGAGGGGCTGCCAGCCTGTTGCTTTTCCGCCTGAGCGACGGCTTCCTGCAGCCGCCGGCGTGCCATCCTCACATACCATTCATTCGGATGGTCGAGCAGCGCTACCAAATCTGGCAGCCGGCTCCCGGAGAGCGTCTGAAGCATTGACTGAATCTGCTTCCGGTCGGGGCGCCCGGTCCCCTCATACGCGAGATTGTAGACGCGTCCGTTCGTGCGATCCCAGATCTCGGGATTTGTCCGGTGGCAGGCATTCTTGTCGTACCAGTCAATCAGGTAGACCGAACCATCGGGTCCGTACTTCAGATTGATTCCTCGGAACCATCGATCATTGGCAATCAGCGTATCGGGGGCCCGCTTGCCGATATAGCCCGATCCGGATGGCTCGAGCAGACATTCGTTGATGCGGTTGCCGTGGACATTGTGCATAAAGATCTGGTTACGATAGCCCGCGGGCCAGTTGTCACCCAGATAGATCATTGCCCCGCAGTGAGCGTGCCCACCTCCGGCTGCCAGAGTATCGGCCGGTGCGTGTGGTTCATGCCCCCACCAGGCATGGTCGGCCAGATTCCCCACGTAGTGGGCGTGGTCCGCAATGGTCTTGATGTCTTCGAATGTGTAGGGATTAAAATGCTGCCCCCCCTGCCGGTGATAGCGTCCCCCCTGCACCATGTGCCACAGGTGAGGAATCACGCAAGCGGTGATGAAGGCGTGACCGCGATCGTTGAAATCGACTCCCCACGGGTTACTGGTTCCATGCGAGAAGACTTCGAACTGATGTTTCGTCGGATGATATCGCCAGACACCCGCATTCAATCCCTGACGATCCTTGTCAGCAGTTCCAGGCTTCCCGACTTTTGAATGCGTGAAGACTCCGTGACAGCCGTAGAGCCAGCCATCAGGTCCCCAGATGAACGAGTTCAATGTCTCGTGCGTATCCTGCCACCCGAACCCGTCCAGCAGGACGGTCGCTCCCGTGGGAACATCCCTGGGGAACTGGACGTTCGCATGGCTCACAGGGTTCGGAACCTGATCGGGAACATCGTCGCCGTCCTGGTCAGGGATGAACATCAGATAGGGAGCGGCACCGACCCAGACGCCGCCGAAGCCCAGTTCCAGACCGCTGACCAGATTCAGCCCTTCAATGAAAACTTTTCGTTTCTCAAACCGGCCGTCGCCATCCGTGTCTTCGAGAATCACGATCTTGTCCTTGCCTTCACCGTCGGCGGCACGGATCGGGTAGGTGTATGCCTCGGCCACCCACAGACGGCCGCGATGGTCAAGCGTGAATGCCACTGGCTGATGCACCAGTGGCTCGCCCGCCGCGAGGCTGACGACAAATCCGTCCGGCGCAGTCATGTTCGCTGCCGCCTCTTCCGGAGAGAGTCCCTCGGCCATCGCAATTGACTTTTTCGGCTGAGCTGCTTGCCACTCCGCTTTGGTGACCTGCGAAACCGTTTGACTGAGAACGTGACAGCCTTTCATGCCCCCCACGACGATGTCAGGCCGTTTGTCTCCATTCAAATCCCCCACGCTGAGCTGCCGCCCGATCCCGGCTTCGCCATCGATCTGGTAGGGAATCCAGTTGATACCCGACGTGCTTCGTTCCAGCTTGAACCAGTACACCACGGCCCCCGCGTCCCACATGGGACTTTGCTCATGATGGGACCAGTAGGTCTTGCCCGTGACGATGTCTTTCAGGCCGTCGCCATCCATGTCGTGCAGCGCCAAAGTGTGCAATTCGGTAAACAGCACTCCGTAGGGGCTTTCTTCCCGTTTCTCGCCCATGATCAGATGTTTGACAAAACTGATCTCATTCCCATCACGCGTCTGTTCGTACCATGCGAGCCCAAATGCGTGTGCGTTCAGGCTGGTAATGACGTCATTGTCTCCATCTCCATCCACATCATAAGCAAACATGTCACCTCCCCCTGCCCCGGCGAAGGCAAAGGGATGCAGTTTCCAGAGAGGATCACCGGCGAGTGACTCGGGCTGTTCCAGCCATCCCCCTTTGAACAACAAATCCAGACGGCCATCGCCATTCACATCACCGACACCCAGCCCATGGCCAAACGGAGTGTCCGCGATTTTGTCACTGATCACATGGAATGTCTGATTGGCGAAAGACTGCCGGGGATCAAACGCGATATACCCGAACACGCCATCACGGGCGAAAACCAGTTCGGGCCGAGTATCGCCGACAAAGTTGACGAACTGAGGTGATTCATTCCCCACCTGATCGGAAAACTGATGGCGTTTCCAGTGTTTGTCGAGATTCTTCCCCTGCGGATTTTCGAAGATGAAACCGGGTGTTCCGGGAAGTCCCACGGTCAGGACATCGTTCCAGCCGTCACCGTTGAAGTCGTAAACCCACGAAAAGAAGTTGTCGGAATAACCCCGCCGGTTCTGCGACTTGGCGGGATAGATCTCATGTCGACGCTCAAACTTCGGGCCTTCCCACCAGTAGGGCCCATGCACGATGTCGACGATCCCATCCTGGTTGAGGTCCCCGAAGCTGGCCCCTTCAGAAAAGTAATCCTCCGTGAGCGGCTGTCGCTCGAACCGAGTCAACAGAAACTCTTCAGCGCTGACCGTTCCACTGACGGTCACGAACAGGCACAGCAATGAAAACAGGGAATAGCGCATCATCGAAGATCTCATCGCGGCGTTGAAGGCAAACCAAATTCAGTCAGGGAGAGTTGCCAAGTATGGCATCCATCCACGATCAGGACAAACCACTTTCAGCGTGGGAACCACGACCGGAGCGGAAGTACAGCGATCGACGCGGGACGAGCCAGGAAGGAGGGAACCCTCTTCAACTGAGGATCTCGTGAATTTTGTTACCACCGTGCGCGATTGCGAGCGGACGTCCGAGACGGTCGGGGACTGTCATGTGCGGGTCAATTCCCAGCAGGTGATAGACCGTCGCAACCAGATCGCCGGGTGAGACAGCATGGCTGACGGGATACGCAGCCTGCCAGTCGGTTTCGCCGAAGACCATTCCCTGCTGCACACCGCCGCCGAAGAGCAGGCTGAACCCGCACTGAGGCCAGTGATCTCGACCCGCCTTGGAATTCACTTTGGGAGAACGGCCCATTTCACCCATCACGATGATCAGGGTCGAATCGAGCAGCCCTCGTTGTTCAAGATCTTCGACGAGAGCAGGGACGCACTGATCCAGAATAGGCAAGTTATACTCCTTGAGCATGCTGAAATTGTTTTCGTGCATGTCGTAGGAATGTCCGTACCGCCCGAAAATCTCGGCGTGAACGCTGATAAACGGGACCTGAGCTTCAACCAGGCGCCTCGCCACCAGCATGCTCGATCCGTTCAGGTCCCGTCCATACCGCTCGCGCAGGGCATCCGTTTCCTGATCGAGATCGAACGCGTCGCGTGTTCTGCTGGAGGTCAGCATGTCGAACGCGTGCTGCTGGAACTGACTCAATCGATCAAGGACGCCCGAGCGGCGAGTCTCTTCAAATTCGATATCGAGTTGATCGAGAATCGACCGACGGCGACTCAATCGGTCAACGGTAATGCCGGGCAGTTCGTCCAGCGAAGGAAGCCGCGGTTCGCCCAGCGGCAGAACCGGGTCGTAGTACGATACCTTCGGTTCCCGCTGAAATTTCGGGTCGCAGACGGCGAACAGCGGGTCATATTGGCTACCGAGAAAACCACCGTAGGGTCCGGGTCGTCGAATCCCCGGATACATGGCACTTTCACCCCAGCCGGGATAACAGGGAAGGCAGACAGCGCCCGGCATCCCTTTGGGGCTCATTCCCAGGTACTGACAGATGGCTCCGATATCTGGCGGATCTGTCGGTTCTGCCTTGATCTGGGCGAAGCTGCCGTCGGTAAATCCCGTCATGATCGGCAACGGATTGTGTGCGTTATATCCGTGAGACACCGTTCGAATGAGACAAGCCTTGTGCATCAATCCGGCCACGTTCGGAAGATGCTCGCAGATTTGTAAACCGGGGACTGACGTTGCGATGGGCTGAAATTCGCCCCTGACTTCCACAGGTGCCAGTGGCTTCATGTCAAACATATCCAGTTGACTGGGACCACCGAGCAGGTTGAAGAGAATCACCGACTTGACGCGGCCTGCGGGCTTTTGCGGTGACGCTTCCGACGCATGAAGCAATCGCGGAAGACTGAGCCCCCCGAAGAGTGATAACGCTCCCACTCGCATGAGTTCACGACGAGTGACTCCGTCACACAGTTTCGCAGCACCACCGAGGATCGTCAGCATCGCCTGCACCCCTGTGAACCCACAACCTATCAGCAGAAGTTTATCAATCTTCTGCCGCTCAGGAAGTCACATTCAGGTTTCACTGCGGTCTCCGTCAGATCTTCGCAATGAATCATCGTTTACTTTTACGCCCTTCGTTGAGACGCTGAATCAGATCGACCCGACTCATTTCGCGATTCTCAGAGATTGACCATGTACGAAGTGTTCCATTTCCGCTGGTCGAATAGATCACGTCGCTCGATCTGGCAAAAGCAATTCGAGGGAATTCCGCCTCGACAGGCAGACGATGCAGCGGTGTCCCCTCTCTCGCATCGAAGATCTGAATCCCCGCAGCGGGGGATGTTGCGGCCAGCCAGCCACTCTCCCGCGTGAAAGCAAGGCTGATGAACGGCACCCCTTCAGACATCTTCGTCAGCCAAAGTTTTTCACCACTCGGGGCGTCATAGACAATCACGTTCCGGTCTTGCACGACCGCGAGCAAACCGCCGTCATCGGAAAACAGCAGTGACTTCACATGACGACTGTCATCGCGAAATGAGTGAATCCTCACTCCATTCATCACGTCATACAGGGCAATCCCATTTGTCAATGTCGAGACGGCAAGAACCTGGCCACGTGGGTCCAGAGCCAGTTTTCCTGCGGGGATTTCCAGGGTGAAGTCGACGACCAGCGGATCGTCTTCGGAAAACTTCCAGTAACGGGCGAGTGTTCCGTTGGCGACCCGGATTCCGGACTGACCATTCGCAGCCAGGTCGGTCAACAACCGCTGGCATTCTGGAACTTGTTCAGAAATGAGAGTGGCACCATCCCGAATGATTTCCACTTCGTTGTCCTGGTTGGAGTACAGAACGGTTCGGCCATCAAAGCTGATTCCCCAATTGCCGATCGCATCATTGCGGCGACGATACACGGGTTGGACTTGATTCGTCTCGAGATCGACGGCAATCAGTTCCCACATCCCGAGTTGACACCAGAGTGTCTTTCCGTCGGATGTCATCGCGGTTCTCATGATCTGCTGAACTTCAGCGTGAAGCTCATCAGAGTTGCCACCTTGATCAGGAATGAAGAGCGAGTGGCACCCGATAAACCCGATCCAGATCAGGCTCGTCACGATAAAC is from Schlesneria sp. DSM 10557 and encodes:
- a CDS encoding DUF1501 domain-containing protein produces the protein MLTILGGAAKLCDGVTRRELMRVGALSLFGGLSLPRLLHASEASPQKPAGRVKSVILFNLLGGPSQLDMFDMKPLAPVEVRGEFQPIATSVPGLQICEHLPNVAGLMHKACLIRTVSHGYNAHNPLPIMTGFTDGSFAQIKAEPTDPPDIGAICQYLGMSPKGMPGAVCLPCYPGWGESAMYPGIRRPGPYGGFLGSQYDPLFAVCDPKFQREPKVSYYDPVLPLGEPRLPSLDELPGITVDRLSRRRSILDQLDIEFEETRRSGVLDRLSQFQQHAFDMLTSSRTRDAFDLDQETDALRERYGRDLNGSSMLVARRLVEAQVPFISVHAEIFGRYGHSYDMHENNFSMLKEYNLPILDQCVPALVEDLEQRGLLDSTLIIVMGEMGRSPKVNSKAGRDHWPQCGFSLLFGGGVQQGMVFGETDWQAAYPVSHAVSPGDLVATVYHLLGIDPHMTVPDRLGRPLAIAHGGNKIHEILS
- a CDS encoding WD40 repeat domain-containing protein, with protein sequence MTSLIWIGFIGCHSLFIPDQGGNSDELHAEVQQIMRTAMTSDGKTLWCQLGMWELIAVDLETNQVQPVYRRRNDAIGNWGISFDGRTVLYSNQDNEVEIIRDGATLISEQVPECQRLLTDLAANGQSGIRVANGTLARYWKFSEDDPLVVDFTLEIPAGKLALDPRGQVLAVSTLTNGIALYDVMNGVRIHSFRDDSRHVKSLLFSDDGGLLAVVQDRNVIVYDAPSGEKLWLTKMSEGVPFISLAFTRESGWLAATSPAAGIQIFDAREGTPLHRLPVEAEFPRIAFARSSDVIYSTSGNGTLRTWSISENREMSRVDLIQRLNEGRKSKR
- a CDS encoding PVC-type heme-binding CxxCH protein; the protein is MMRYSLFSLLCLFVTVSGTVSAEEFLLTRFERQPLTEDYFSEGASFGDLNQDGIVDIVHGPYWWEGPKFERRHEIYPAKSQNRRGYSDNFFSWVYDFNGDGWNDVLTVGLPGTPGFIFENPQGKNLDKHWKRHQFSDQVGNESPQFVNFVGDTRPELVFARDGVFGYIAFDPRQSFANQTFHVISDKIADTPFGHGLGVGDVNGDGRLDLLFKGGWLEQPESLAGDPLWKLHPFAFAGAGGGDMFAYDVDGDGDNDVITSLNAHAFGLAWYEQTRDGNEISFVKHLIMGEKREESPYGVLFTELHTLALHDMDGDGLKDIVTGKTYWSHHEQSPMWDAGAVVYWFKLERSTSGINWIPYQIDGEAGIGRQLSVGDLNGDKRPDIVVGGMKGCHVLSQTVSQVTKAEWQAAQPKKSIAMAEGLSPEEAAANMTAPDGFVVSLAAGEPLVHQPVAFTLDHRGRLWVAEAYTYPIRAADGEGKDKIVILEDTDGDGRFEKRKVFIEGLNLVSGLELGFGGVWVGAAPYLMFIPDQDGDDVPDQVPNPVSHANVQFPRDVPTGATVLLDGFGWQDTHETLNSFIWGPDGWLYGCHGVFTHSKVGKPGTADKDRQGLNAGVWRYHPTKHQFEVFSHGTSNPWGVDFNDRGHAFITACVIPHLWHMVQGGRYHRQGGQHFNPYTFEDIKTIADHAHYVGNLADHAWWGHEPHAPADTLAAGGGHAHCGAMIYLGDNWPAGYRNQIFMHNVHGNRINECLLEPSGSGYIGKRAPDTLIANDRWFRGINLKYGPDGSVYLIDWYDKNACHRTNPEIWDRTNGRVYNLAYEGTGRPDRKQIQSMLQTLSGSRLPDLVALLDHPNEWYVRMARRRLQEAVAQAEKQQAGSPSLMEIRSALRKKLDQADGVPQKLRIVWTIHAVFGLDHDLAMQLLALPGVENEDLRAWAIQLMLEDRAVTSGELATLVTLAKTDSSPVVRLYLASALQRLPLEQRWELASALVGHGEDVDDHNLPLVLWYGIEPLVEADPKRAIAMAQGARIERVARYIVRRAAATEKTLNAAIEWLASASEPATQKQILEEINKAFEGRVNIPQPAAWTPAYDRLVNSPDAEIRSRADQVAVAFGDKRILPRMRALLQDSSAPLPQRQKALELIVKGRDTEAADSLLAVLDETELRGPAIRALAAYDKPKIPGEILERYGKLPDSEKRDAINTLVGRPRSAEKLFDAIEKGTVPRTDVHAYHVQQLLGFKDEALAKRIQSVWGDIRPTASDKLALIAKHKEGLSPARLKTADLGNGRRLFAKTCAACHVLFGEGGKIGPDITGSNRANVDYLLENILDPSSIVGKDYRMTVIATTDGRVISGLIQKETDSAVTLRTINDTVVVAKTDIDERTLSELSLMPEGQLNQLTSDEQRDLIAYLGSPHQVALRGPKGPIDPQTGRVPNAIEGEGLKIVGKSAGNVSSQPMAGFTKDKWSGSDHLWWTGASPGAKLELELPVETEGTYEIDAVLTMARDYGIVQLLLDDEPIGAPADCYDVDVVTTGELSFGIRRLTKGTHKLGFQITGANPNAVKGYMVGLDYIKLTRTDR